In the genome of Amphiura filiformis chromosome 11, Afil_fr2py, whole genome shotgun sequence, the window tactcgttgtctgatcatgcatgtgtgtttatggttcggatagcggttacttagcaactctcgttccgccttgggtttattgaatacactctatataaagtcatcaatatgtcgtttccagtccttggctgaactattgggttcagctattaattttttaataattctgttaccccatagcattaaaaaactagtattttgataattaaaatagctggatgcggtatgcagctgactggggtggttacgggtcgttaaaaccactagaaccacaaaccgcgaaatatggatatcccactagtttaccccgcagggctacaaagaaccgctaaccgcgaaatatggatatccaactagtttgctccgcagggctacaaagaaccgctaaccgcgaaatatggatatccaactagtttgccctcggagcttcaaaaaccactcaccccgaaatatggatatccaactagtttgccccgcaggctacaaagcaccattaaccgcgaaatatctGTTATCCTACTCAGATGTCCAGCCCACctccatttaattctttttactgTTGTTAACACATCTTTTACTCTTGTTTGTTCCCTAGTCCAGCTGTTCCTTTTCCGGTCTCTCCTTGTATACCCCAGCATCATCCTTTCCATACTTCGTTGTGTAGTCTGAAGTTTCCTTTCCATATCTTTGTTTAATGTCCAAGTTTCACTTCCATAATGTTATGGCAGGTAAGATGCATTGATTGAAAAGTTTCCTTTTCAGACAATTTGGCATGTGTTTGTCTGTTAGTATATCTTTGTGTCTGCTGAAAGCTGCCCATCCTGCTTGCgtttttctctttatttcctgCGGCTGATTCCCATCTGGCCAAATCTCTTGTCCTAGGTAAGTGTATTTGGATACATGTTCCAGTGTTTCATTTCCAATTTTGATTTCCTTATTATCTGCATACATGTTGAACATGACCTTTGTTTTTGACATGTTCATTTTTAGCCCCACTTTCCTACTCTCATTGCTCAAATCAGTTAACATTTCTTCCAACTCGGCTGCATCTCCAGATATGATTACAATGTCATCTGCAAACCTTAGATGGTTTAATTTCTTTCCATTTACATTGATGCCTTTATTAGCCCAGTTCAATCTTTTGAAGATTTCTTCTAGGGTTGCCACAAACAGCTTGGGTGACATGGTATCTCCTTGACGAACTCCCCTTCTGATGAAAGGGTTCTTGGTTCTTAGACATTTCGTAAAGAGTTTGCCAATGCTTGGATGACTGTGTCTCCTCCACACTTTAGCATTTCTGCCACGATATCATCTGGCCCTGGAGATTTTCCATTATTCATTGACTTCAAAGCTGCTTCCACCTCATCTGCTCCCACATCAAGGATATCTTCCTCTTCATGTTCTGGGACCAGATTTACATCAGGTACTGGGGTTTTGCTGTCATATAAGTCTTGGTAAAATTCTTCTGCTCTTTTGATTATTCTATCTCTGTCATTGATGATGGTACCATCTTCTTCCTTCATTTGAATGATTTGATTTTTCCCTATGACTAAGCTTCTTTTGGCCTTTTTTACACTCCTGTTATTTTCTATTTCTCTTCTGACGTGCTC includes:
- the LOC140163698 gene encoding uncharacterized protein; translated protein: MYEDISDAVATKAHEVTGSKRKGNTDKLSQETKDLLSRRRDMAAQEKHNTPEYRELCKSARKKMKTDIRNFNTEHVRREIENNRSVKKAKRSLVIGKNQIIQMKEEDGTIINDRDRIIKRAEEFYQDLYDSKTPVPDVNLVPEHEEEDILDVGADEVEAALKSMNNGKSPGPDDIVAEMLKCGGDTVIQALANSLRNV